TGGCTATTTTTGCAATCTTTTCAGCCATTGGCGGTGAATCTTGCCCCAAGGCTTGAAGTGGCGCATTGATTGCGCCAAGTCATTACTACCTAAAATGGCACGGCGATGCAATTGAAAGCTGCAGAGTTGACAGTTGTCTAGGGTGCAGATGCAGAGGGCACGCGACCTGGCAGCCCCGTCGACGAATGTAACTGCGCATACCAGGGCGCGCTGCCAGCGTCTGGCAGTTGTTCGTCCGTGAGCGACCAATCCGCTTCCATCTCATCATTATCGTCCGATGACGTGCGTCGCCGATCGAAATGGGATACATCTCCGCTGCGGCCAGACGAAGAAGAATTCTGGAGCAGCCACTGCTGCGCGTCCCCGTCCGACTCCTTGTGAAGCATTGTGGCCAATCGACGGTCAAGATCATCCATAGAGGCAATACTCTCCCGTAGTTTTTGCTGGTGTGCCTGCGCCACTTCATTATTCGCCCTCAGGGTCGGCTGCGCCTCATGGACTGCAGACGCGTCTTGTTGCAGGCCGTTGCGGAATTGACGAATGTTGCGTCGTAGCTCCAAAATTTCTGCCTTGGACGTCTCGATTGTTCCTCGCAAGCTCgcttgctgcgcggcaAATTGTTCCAATTGCGAATGGAGCTCAGGACGCGTGGGGCTTGCATTGACCGCAGCCGTCTGGGTAACAGGAGAGGTAGTcccgtgcgcatcgcgctccTGAGTCGACGCGCTTCCAGATGCTTGTTGGACACCGAGTAAATCTTGTCGTTCCTCGCTCGAGGGGGCAGCCGATTCAGGAAGCGAGGGGCGACGGGGCGTGCGGGCTGCCGACGATGACGCGACTCTCCGTGGCGCGTCAGGCGCGTTGGCCGCGTGACCGACACGACGCGGCATCGAAGGAGAGGCGTTGATGCGCTTCGACGACGTAGAAACACCCTGGGGAAGAGGAACGTTTGCAGCCTGAGAAACAACCGCAATATCCATAATGCGCTGGAACGCATCTTCGATTTGAACAATGAGCGAGTTGTGTTGCTCTTCCGTAGAGAGACGATGGGAAGGGGATGCAGACGCTGGCTGGACGAAATGTGTATGTCCCTCGCGGACAATAGGGGTCGGAGGTTGCGAGAAAGAATCGTCGCGATTCGCTTCCTCGCTTTCCGGCTcgtggtgcgccgcctcgtgcgACACGCGCTCGGAGCCGGCGGATGTATGCGAAAGGTTGGATCCATCCTGGAGGAACTGCGCGGTGACGGACGGAAGGCCTGCATCCGATGCATGCTCGTCCAGGGAGTTTGAGCGCGTGTGCGTTGAATCCTGTACAGATGCTTCGCGCTCATAGCTTGCCAGGAGAGGCTCCATATGCTCCGACACGGGCTCCGACACGGGCTCCGGCACAGGCTCCGGCACGGGCTCTGGCACAGACTCCGAGACGGGCGCTGGCATGGGCTCCAGCACAGGCTCCGGCACAGGCTCCGGCGACCATGGCGTATGCCAGGACGGAGGCGGAGGACCTGCCAAGGCTGGCCGCGACATACGGCGAGTCGAGGGTGCAGGGGAAAGGGTCTGCGTACGAGACAAAGAGTCGGCCGTGCTCATCGCTTgtgccgacggcgacgcagTCCGCGCCGACATCGGCGAGGCGATCATCACCTGGGTCGTAGGCGACgcgatgctgcgcgacgcacccGACGTGCTCCGAGGCAGCGGCGGTGCCGGGCTCCTCCAATGCACCGGCGAGTCGTGCCGATCCGACATGCTCGTGTCTGCCGAGTTTGGCCCCGAAATATCAGCAAGAGCCGTGCCGTAGCGCACCGTCTCTAGCTGCTGGGGAATGCCGGGCAGCGGTTTACCATACATCGACACCGGGCTCATGGCTGGCGTCGTGGAGCGCAGCCCATCGTTCGACGATGGTGCGTGCATCGAGTTCTGGTCGGATGACACCACAGAGGAGCGCTGAATCGGAAGTTGGCGCAGCGACAGCGCGTCTCCGTCGGACGCCTCGTAGGACATGGGTGACTGCACAGTGTCCTGGCCATAGAGTAAGTGCCCCACGCCCGAGATCGACGGCGGCCCCTTGTTGCCGCGgcggagcttgcgcagcgacgagaaAGACTCGTCGCCATAGTCCGACAAGTCGGTGACGGACCGCGCATCTTTGGACGACGGCAAGTCGCCCATCGACCGGTTGCCCTCATGCTCGGGCCggtgcaggccgagcgaggTCATCGAGTGCGAATTGATCAAGAAAGGGTCCGTCGTGTTGCTGCGCGTTTTGCCTTCGCGCTCCCCCTTGCCGCGCGACTTGGCGGGCAACGGAAGCGTGGACTGAGAGGGGGACCGCAGCTTTTCCAGGGCCTTTTTGATCGAAACCCGCGACATGCTCTGGGAgcgtgtgcggcgccgcgtagACGAGACGGACGCAGCATCGTCCGTTTCGTCTGCACTCTGGTCAGCAGTGAGCCTCCCGCTTCTGGGCGTCCCAgaccgccgcgtgcggccgcggggcgtcggcgtcggcgtaGATGCCACCGAAGGTGGGAGGTCAGGTATACTCGGCGGTTCTTCGGGGAGCCTCATTTCGTTCAGCATTGGCGAGCTCCAGGAGCGCGTCATGGCAGCCGCGCGCACATTTGGCCATTGCTGCGGCCACCGTGGCCCGACGGGTGTGTTGCGGATCGCAAACTGCGACTCGCGCATGCGAGCCTGGGCGATGTTTCTGCGAAAAGTCGCATCCGTTTCGTCGACACTCGTGCTGGCGCTAGGTCCTCGCAAGTATCCATGCAGCTCCTCAATGTTACAGTCTGACGGGATCAAAGGCAGAACCGACACGTCAAACCGGGAAGCTGACGTCTTCCCCAGCTGGCGGACCGAGGGCGACTGACCCCCCGGGCTAGCCGGGGAGTCAAAGTAGGACGAGGGTATAGACACTTTGGCGGTGTGTTGGCCACGCTTTGTGCGGCACTCAAACTAAGCGCAAAGTGGGATCGACACGGGAGACAGGCTCGCGTCGACCACGAATCCTATTTTGCCAAGGGTAGAAACAGCAATTCTGGCTGATTTGCGGAATTAGCGTCCGTGGCGCGCGTGTTTGGAACGCACGCACGCGATTTGTCAGGCTTGGCGCGCCTGGTTCAGATCGGGGAAATCGGCGAAAAAAGCTACGTACGGCAGGGACAGCCGCTGGGTATTTTATGCGTTGGCGGGGTCCTTTAGGGTAGAGTACAATACGTACACATCCGCCACACAAATCAGGCCAAACACAGCCCACGCAAAGACCGCCGTGAAGAGATTGTTGTGGAAGGCGTGGAAATAGGTCGGGCCCGGCGCCTCGCAGTCCATGCGGCGGTTGGGGTGCCAGACAAAACGGTACACTTCGCGCGCATAGGACAGGATActcttgcgcggcgctgtgcgcTCCGAGTTAGGCTCCTCGTTCGCAAACGGCGTCGTGGAACCGTAGTCGGTGGGCGCTGCGGTAGCCGCGGTCGTGTTCGGCTCGTCGTTTTCCACTTCGCGCGTCATGCGCCATGGCGATCCGGTGAGGACCAAGAGGGGAAAGGAAACGAACGGCAGGGCCATGGACAGAGCAACCTGAGATGCGACCAGCATCGTGTCCAGGCCGTGGCGACCGGCAATCGACGCGACAATCATCGAGGGGATGACGGCAATCGCACGCGTCAACAGACGGCGCATAAACGGCGTGAGGCGCCAGTGAATAAAGCCCTCCGAGATGATCTGACCAGCGAGCGTCACGGTGATACTTGAAGACTGACCGGCGGTCAGCAGGGCGATCGCAAAGAGGATCGCGGGCACCTTGCCGACCGTATCGCGGAGCAGGTCAAACGCCTGGAAGAGGTCGCCGACCACCTCCATGTCGCCGTCCTGATTATGCCCGTAGTAaaaggcggccgacgcgacGATTAGAATAGCACTGTTGATCGTGATCGCAAAGAGGACAAGGCAGATGGCAATGTCCCACGACGCGTGGTTCAGGTGCAGCTGGATGTGCCGaagcgacgaggcgggcTGCGGCGGGAGCGAGTCGTCCTGCACCACCTCGGGCACCTGGATATGCTTGGAAATCAGGCGGCGATAGAGGttgcgtgccgtgcgccacaagttcgacgagcgcacgcgatTCGCGCTCGGGATCGAGTTGGCCGAGGCCGTACGCGTGACGGTGCGTCTTTCGGGCTCATCTTCCTCGTTCTCATCGTCCGAGCCGACCGAGGAAGTGACCTCTTCGTAGCCGTGTAGGCGGTCGATCGTCGCAAAGTgcgagccgagcacgagcgagtGCGGCATGATTGTCGCGCCAAGAATCGAGATCGAGACGTACAAGCTGTCGGCCTGGACGACCTTGGGCGAAGGCACGTAGCCGTAAAACACGTCGCCCCAGTCTGGGTCCACACGCACGATGAGCACGATGAAGCACGCGAGCACAATCATGACAAGTACGCCAATTAGCATCTCAAAGATGCGCACACTCATGCTGGGACGGTACAGGACCAAGACAAGGAAGACATCTGCCGACGTCaccagcacgccgccccaGAGCGGCAGCTTGGGGAAAAGAAGATTCAACGCGATCGCACTTCCGATAagctcggccagctcggTAGCGATAATGGCGCCTTCATTAATAAGGTACAGAGGAATAAGCAGGCCCCAGTagcgcgcacgcactcCCGGTACATTCCAgtccggcgccggcgccgagttGGGCGGCAGGCCAAGCACCAGACGGCGCGTCTGTACAGCGAGGTCCATGCCCGTCACCGTACCGAGACGGCAGCAAAGCACCTGCAGCAACACGGCAAAAAGACCTGACAGGAGCACGGTAAAAAGCAGACTGTATCCGAATCGCGATCCAGCTTCCATATCCGTTGCCCAGTTGCCTGGGTCGCAGTACGCCACCGATGCGATTAGGCCAGGGCCAACGAACGACATATGGCGCATCAACGTCGTACTAATAGCCTCCCACCATGTTGGCTTTGCCTTGCCTTGGCCTACGAGCGGCATATCTTCGCCCCCGCCACCGCTTTGTTCGGATCGTACGTGTTCGCCACTCGACTTAGCACCCTTTCGGTTGTGGGAAAGCGCCCCACCTTGTGCCATAATCCAATAGGCTAGACCCTCGGTATTCAGCACGATGAATCGCAGGGGGcttgcagcgccgcggcgccagATCGGGGTCTTGTCGCCCGAGAGCTTCCGACTCGCTTGTTCGACCCTCTAAACCCACGTGGCCCCACGTGTCTTCACGAGCGAAGAAGACCGTCGTCCACGATGCTCGTCGGAGCGGCCTTCTCTATGCGCACGTCaagcggcacgctgcgcacaaTGTGCACAAGTGCGATGCGCGCACAGGCGCCACGCCCTCCCACGCTGATCCCCAGCGCCCACGTGCTGGCTGGTACCCCGACGCCGAAGGATCCCATTGAAGTCGCGCGTATATACCCTGACCACCCTCTGATGCGCTTCTTCCAGCGTGTGCCTCTGGAAGTTCCGCGTGCAGGCACGCAAGGCAAGCACGCTGACGAGCGCGATACGCTGCATGTACCCCAGGCAGTGACCGAGGCAGACCTCTCGAAGGAGttctcctcgcgctcgtggcTCGCGCCGGAGCTACGCC
This is a stretch of genomic DNA from Malassezia japonica chromosome 3, complete sequence. It encodes these proteins:
- the MRPL4 gene encoding 54S ribosomal protein L4 mitochondrial (antiSMASH:Cluster_1; EggNog:ENOG503P2HC; COG:J; BUSCO:EOG09264BWL) yields the protein MLVGAAFSMRTSSGTLRTMCTSAMRAQAPRPPTLIPSAHVLAGTPTPKDPIEVARIYPDHPLMRFFQRVPLEVPRAGTQGKHADERDTLHVPQAVTEADLSKEFSSRSWLAPELRRKSSADLHNLWYVLSIERNRLATSWEEIKRHNAEGAARMLGESLSHRHHRFVLNERRLALIEAQQQARLDGETQPEEDDGELFETRPTA
- the SMF1 gene encoding Manganese transporter smf1 (TransMembrane:9 (i40-66o72-90i102-121o144-163i267-292o322-343i363-381o387-410i495-517o); antiSMASH:Cluster_1; EggNog:ENOG503NUWM; COG:P) → MDLAVQTRRLVLGLPPNSAPAPDWNVPGVRARYWGLLIPLYLINEGAIIATELAELIGSAIALNLLFPKLPLWGGVLVTSADVFLVLVLYRPSMSVRIFEMLIGVLVMIVLACFIVLIVRVDPDWGDVFYGYVPSPKVVQADSLYVSISILGATIMPHSLVLGSHFATIDRLHGYEEVTSSVGSDDENEEDEPERRTVTRTASANSIPSANRVRSSNLWRTARNLYRRLISKHIQVPEVVQDDSLPPQPASSLRHIQLHLNHASWDIAICLVLFAITINSAILIVASAAFYYGHNQDGDMEVVGDLFQAFDLLRDTVGKVPAILFAIALLTAGQSSSITVTLAGQIISEGFIHWRLTPFMRRLLTRAIAVIPSMIVASIAGRHGLDTMLVASQVALSMALPFVSFPLLVLTGSPWRMTREVENDEPNTTAATAAPTDYGSTTPFANEEPNSERTAPRKSILSYAREVYRFVWHPNRRMDCEAPGPTYFHAFHNNLFTAVFAWAVFGLICVADVYVLYSTLKDPANA
- a CDS encoding uncharacterized protein (antiSMASH:Cluster_1): MSRVSIKKALEKLRSPSQSTLPLPAKSRGKGEREGKTRSNTTDPFLINSHSMTSLGLHRPEHEGNRSMGDLPSSKDARSVTDLSDYGDESFSSLRKLRRGNKGPPSISGVGHLLYGQDTVQSPMSYEASDGDALSLRQLPIQRSSVVSSDQNSMHAPSSNDGLRSTTPAMSPVSMYGKPLPGIPQQLETVRYGTALADISGPNSADTSMSDRHDSPVHWRSPAPPLPRSTSGASRSIASPTTQVMIASPMSARTASPSAQAMSTADSLSRPPPPSWHTPWSPEPVPEPVLEPMPAPVSESVPEPVPEPVPEPVSEPVSEHMEPLLASYEREASVQDSTHTRSNSLDEHASDAGLPSVTAQFLQDGSNLSHTSAGSERVSHEAAHHEPESEEANRDDSFSQPPTPIVREGHTHFVQPASASPSHRLSTEEQHNSLIVQIEDAFQRIMDIAVVSQAANVPLPQGVSTSSKRINASPSMPRRSRVIVGSPHAPSPLAS